Proteins encoded within one genomic window of Nostoc sp. 'Lobaria pulmonaria (5183) cyanobiont':
- a CDS encoding DUF5906 domain-containing protein, translating into MVAQFPNQQAFASFDIRNFVDQLEPAREKNKYICPVCGGHNLSIVQETGKYSCFNQCECKDIREAIKPWAEVVAERAGANYTPSLNRLAAKPKRILPKSAPIPDGELALVMLTQAATDIPQTQNITCKLPKGIPGNATQTIYPYSQTQWVIRYEWADYIKEKGKDKSFRQWHRLPDGTPEMRKGDEPWKAYRIDEALAAAKSVNVTPALLQHEGEGCVEVGREHGLAGITFQGSAWDKKTITPQYQLIKDSGIGLIIFLHDPDDTGLKKLQTCLECAAEVGIAFIGINPHDICPDLPYKSSDIKEILGQMETPEFIRRLEQEIHAAVAQRSQAQQAEVDIIDDDDQNPVVAFTQQAFQALYGDKNWICAADKLYFHTGNHYKHSPDSTERKRIYDFCNSFVVENEQGKKTCPYASPSSVKKVLEWAKMGTEIDPELINPPGVNCTNGIVKVEWEGRDFTIRLDPHTPQDYFIYEPLIEYDPNADDTYCEQLLACLDKPQQEIFLRNVAASIDLKTVRKFRGREVKAMFAIGLGSNGKDALRECVSTIYGKNGLTSVSLGDFQSYDEGRKFGLAPLIYSRVNWASENPQTSRIDRLQSLKLFVTGDTLHCEQKGKDHIEFSSNAIGIFNLNETPAFQGVIQAIKDRIAILEFKKTFVDNPDPNNSNEIKGDPRFRYDPEFIRTKLAPAFLNRMLKALNNLIESGIDYECTTDAFRNLQRENNHLFDFIEDEKLGYVEGGEMSASALWMLLENWYKQNGTLTIDDNNRRTWIDQVRPSDKNVKGINQIIARIAQLFPKAVKGSRYCDVRKKQIPILKGIGILEVTRPTLESTRPIPAPLPAPETQSQQATRPTRSSFSNFGENNEESDMKIELLSPTMEKEEYVTPTGAGEAEVLQDKENWGGNWGETGAVSSQSGAEKLESGAEPLQSMENSCVTGASELESGAGESEEVRSSEDSKVLASEAIACILESLNPSWEVVKDILSEMEILSYSELHGFLTLGEFAQLEMLVPAAEREVHFGS; encoded by the coding sequence ATGGTTGCACAATTCCCCAATCAACAGGCGTTCGCCTCCTTTGATATTCGCAATTTTGTAGACCAGTTAGAACCAGCCAGAGAGAAAAATAAATACATCTGCCCAGTTTGCGGTGGGCATAATTTATCCATTGTCCAAGAAACTGGGAAGTACAGCTGCTTTAACCAGTGTGAGTGCAAAGACATCCGGGAGGCGATTAAACCCTGGGCTGAAGTGGTGGCAGAAAGGGCAGGGGCTAATTACACTCCATCTCTAAACCGTTTGGCAGCGAAGCCCAAGAGAATCTTGCCCAAAAGTGCGCCAATTCCAGATGGTGAATTAGCACTGGTGATGTTGACCCAAGCGGCGACTGACATACCCCAAACTCAAAACATAACTTGCAAGCTCCCAAAGGGAATACCAGGGAATGCAACACAAACAATCTATCCTTACTCACAAACCCAATGGGTAATTCGCTATGAATGGGCAGATTACATCAAAGAGAAGGGAAAAGATAAATCCTTCCGCCAATGGCACAGGCTTCCAGATGGCACTCCAGAGATGAGAAAAGGGGATGAACCCTGGAAAGCTTACCGCATTGATGAAGCGCTAGCTGCTGCTAAATCAGTGAATGTCACCCCGGCGCTACTCCAGCATGAAGGTGAGGGATGCGTAGAAGTTGGTCGGGAGCATGGTCTTGCTGGGATTACGTTTCAAGGCAGTGCATGGGATAAGAAAACAATCACACCCCAATACCAACTTATCAAAGATTCAGGCATAGGATTAATCATTTTTCTACATGACCCAGACGACACTGGACTGAAGAAACTCCAGACTTGCCTTGAATGTGCTGCCGAAGTAGGAATTGCATTTATTGGAATTAACCCGCACGACATCTGCCCCGATTTACCATATAAATCAAGTGACATCAAAGAAATCTTGGGGCAGATGGAAACACCAGAATTTATCCGTCGGTTAGAGCAGGAGATTCACGCGGCTGTGGCGCAGCGATCGCAAGCGCAACAGGCAGAGGTAGATATCATTGATGATGACGACCAAAATCCGGTTGTAGCCTTTACCCAGCAAGCTTTTCAAGCTCTCTACGGCGATAAGAACTGGATTTGTGCTGCTGATAAGCTTTACTTTCACACTGGCAACCACTACAAACACTCTCCAGATTCTACAGAGCGCAAAAGGATTTATGATTTTTGCAATTCCTTTGTGGTCGAGAATGAACAGGGTAAAAAAACTTGTCCTTACGCTTCACCCAGTTCAGTCAAAAAGGTTTTGGAATGGGCGAAAATGGGAACAGAAATTGACCCAGAACTAATCAATCCTCCTGGTGTAAATTGCACCAATGGAATAGTCAAGGTTGAGTGGGAAGGCAGGGATTTTACAATAAGATTAGACCCGCATACGCCCCAGGACTACTTCATTTATGAACCGTTAATTGAATATGACCCTAATGCTGACGATACATATTGTGAGCAACTTTTAGCTTGTTTAGACAAGCCACAGCAAGAAATATTTCTTAGAAATGTTGCTGCATCAATTGACCTTAAAACTGTTAGAAAATTTAGAGGGAGAGAGGTAAAAGCAATGTTTGCAATTGGTCTTGGTTCTAATGGTAAAGATGCTCTGCGCGAGTGTGTATCAACGATTTACGGAAAGAATGGATTAACTTCTGTCTCCTTGGGTGACTTCCAATCCTACGACGAAGGCAGAAAATTCGGACTAGCCCCACTTATATATAGTCGAGTTAACTGGGCTTCTGAAAACCCACAAACATCTAGGATTGATAGACTTCAAAGTTTAAAATTATTTGTCACTGGAGATACACTACATTGCGAACAGAAAGGGAAAGACCATATAGAATTCTCTTCTAACGCAATAGGTATTTTCAACTTAAACGAGACTCCCGCTTTTCAAGGCGTAATACAAGCAATCAAAGATAGGATTGCAATTTTAGAATTCAAAAAAACCTTTGTAGATAATCCTGACCCAAACAATTCAAACGAGATAAAAGGCGACCCCCGATTCCGTTATGACCCAGAGTTTATCAGAACGAAATTAGCCCCCGCATTCCTAAATAGAATGCTAAAAGCTCTCAACAACCTCATAGAGTCAGGGATTGATTACGAATGTACAACCGACGCTTTCCGCAACCTTCAGAGAGAAAATAACCACCTATTTGATTTCATTGAAGACGAAAAACTCGGTTACGTCGAAGGCGGCGAGATGTCGGCAAGCGCTTTGTGGATGCTCCTAGAGAATTGGTACAAGCAAAACGGCACATTAACTATAGATGACAACAATCGTAGGACATGGATCGACCAAGTTCGCCCCAGCGACAAAAACGTGAAGGGCATCAACCAAATCATCGCTCGAATCGCTCAACTCTTCCCCAAAGCAGTTAAAGGGTCTAGATACTGTGATGTTCGCAAAAAACAGATTCCAATACTGAAAGGCATCGGGATTTTGGAAGTTACCCGCCCCACTTTAGAGTCAACCCGCCCCATACCCGCCCCACTACCCGCCCCAGAAACCCAGTCACAGCAAGCAACCCGCCCCACCCGCTCCAGTTTTTCTAATTTTGGAGAAAACAATGAAGAGTCAGATATGAAAATTGAATTGCTTTCTCCGACAATGGAAAAAGAAGAATATGTAACCCCAACTGGGGCGGGTGAGGCGGAAGTCTTACAGGATAAGGAAAATTGGGGCGGGAACTGGGGCGAAACTGGGGCGGTTAGCTCCCAAAGTGGGGCGGAAAAGCTAGAAAGTGGTGCGGAACCCTTACAGAGCATGGAAAACTCATGCGTCACTGGTGCGTCAGAGCTAGAAAGTGGTGCGGGTGAATCCGAGGAGGTGCGATCTTCCGAAGATTCCAAGGTTTTAGCCTCAGAAGCGATCGCTTGTATCTTGGAATCCCTTAATCCAAGTTGGGAGGTGGTTAAGGATATTTTGAGTGAAATGGAAATTCTTTCTTACTCGGAACTGCACGGGTTTTTGACCTTGGGTGAATTCGCGCAACTTGAGATGCTAGTACCAGCCGCCGAGAGGGAGGTTCACTTTGGCTCATAA
- a CDS encoding non-ribosomal peptide synthetase — translation MNTVEFLSYLRSLDIQVFIDGEKFRCNAPEGIITAELRAEIQERKAEIIEFLEVSNRTKNHSFRPLVSISRSENLPLSFAQQRLWFLDQLIPNNPFYNIPLALNLTGSLNQAALEQTFNEIVRRHEALRTTFVIQSGQPVQVINPTLKIPLPVIDLRQLPQAEREIQARQLTTQEAQHPFNLSTDSLLRVKLLRLDETQYILLLTMHHIVCDGWSIGVLIQEIAALYTAFASNQPSPLAKLTTQYADFAYWQRQWLQGEVLEKQLSYWHKQLDGISMLNLPTDRPRLAAQSYQGARQPLQLSKSLSKALLALGQQEGVTLFITLLAAFQVFLYRYTQQEDIAIGSPIANRNRSQIEGLIGFFVNSLVLRTQLSGNPTFRELLSQVKEVALGAYSHQDLPFEKLVEELHPERNLNQNPLFQVVFALQNAPMSALELPSLTLSPLPFETETTRFDLEFHLWEPNTQNGLWADSSEGISGFVIYSTDLFDDATITRMLEHFQILLEGIVANPEDRIAQLPLLSASELNQLLAEWNNTQADYSQDKCIHQLFESFAEQKPDAIALVFGDRQLTYKELNIRSNKLAHYLKKLGVEAEVLVGLCVERSFDMVIGMLSILKAGGAYVPLDPSYPSERLNFMLEDTNISVLLTQDKWIKRLGTHNSEVIALDSDWEIITQELEDNLTSQVKVDNLAYVIYTSGSTGKPKGVKIEHKGLLNLVFWHQKTFTVSPLDRATQISGVGFDACGWEVWPYLSAGASIYFVNDEIRQIPEQLRDWLVSKAITISFIPTPLAEKVLLLDFPKNAALRILLTGGDKLNQYPLADHPFQVVNNYGPTENTVVTTSAHIYVKHKDNLAPAIGRAIANTQVYILDKYLQPVPLGVSGELYISGDGLARGYLNCSDLTAESFIYHSFTNKLKARLYKTGDLVRYRVDGNIEFLGRLDEQVKIRGYRIELGEIEGVLSQHPAVQQTVVIIREEKGEKRLVAYVVPKTEYSSEQENMQLMQLQNEQVLQWQMLYDETYNQPVDSDPKLNIVGWNSSYTNQPIPSEQMREWVDNQVEQILAFQPKRVLEIGCGTGLIMFRVAPHCTKYWGTDFSGVSLNYIQQQLQKQEMPQVTLYQQMATDFEKVETAAFDAVILNSVVQYFPTIDYLISVLEGAVQATAPGGFIFIGDVRSLPLLQAFHASVQLYQAEPTLSSFELQQRVQMQIFQETELVIDPAFFTAIKQHFPQINHVQIQLMRGKHHNELTEFRYNVILHISAETVKNTGNYSVLNWSEDNLTISAVRQLLIENQPEILSIINVPNARVMSAVKTAEWLSNVEGFKTVGQIRKALQELENFGVDPEDLYALNVPYGVDITWSHSSIEGHYDVVFVRQDGVGKRIIFPHSTTHSRPWQSYANNPLQAKAARKLVPQLQTYVAQKLPEYMMPSAFVVLESLPLTANDKVNRRALRALHDVIKPQLPKNYTAPRTAVEQVLVKIFAEVLGIKRVGIYDNFFELGGHSLLATQLVSRVRDGLCVELPLRSVFEASTIAQLSKVVESFKESNTQNQAPVLVPLSRESRRIKLSSLNEQSKGH, via the coding sequence TTGAATACCGTTGAGTTTTTATCTTATCTTCGCAGCTTAGATATTCAAGTTTTTATTGATGGTGAAAAGTTTCGCTGTAACGCCCCTGAAGGAATTATTACAGCAGAACTGCGTGCAGAAATTCAAGAGCGGAAAGCAGAAATTATTGAATTTTTAGAAGTATCTAATCGTACTAAGAATCACAGCTTTAGACCTCTAGTATCTATTTCGCGGTCAGAAAATCTTCCCCTCTCTTTTGCTCAACAACGGCTGTGGTTTCTTGACCAATTAATCCCTAATAATCCTTTCTATAACATTCCACTAGCACTAAATTTAACAGGTTCGCTCAATCAAGCCGCGCTAGAGCAAACTTTTAACGAAATTGTGCGCCGACATGAAGCTTTACGCACCACTTTTGTCATCCAGTCAGGGCAACCAGTTCAGGTAATTAATCCTACGCTCAAAATACCCTTACCAGTAATAGATTTACGGCAACTGCCACAAGCCGAACGAGAAATACAAGCACGACAACTTACTACCCAAGAAGCTCAACATCCTTTCAATTTATCAACTGATTCGTTGCTACGAGTAAAACTGCTGCGGTTGGATGAGACACAATACATCCTGCTGCTGACTATGCACCACATTGTCTGTGATGGTTGGTCTATTGGGGTGCTGATTCAAGAGATAGCAGCACTTTACACAGCCTTTGCCAGCAATCAGCCTTCTCCTCTAGCGAAACTTACAACCCAATATGCAGACTTTGCATACTGGCAACGCCAGTGGTTGCAAGGGGAAGTATTAGAAAAGCAACTGAGTTATTGGCACAAGCAATTAGATGGCATTTCTATGCTAAATCTGCCAACCGACAGACCAAGACTAGCTGCTCAAAGTTACCAGGGTGCAAGGCAACCTCTGCAATTATCAAAAAGTTTGAGCAAAGCACTTTTAGCTCTCGGACAGCAAGAAGGGGTAACTTTGTTTATAACCCTACTAGCAGCATTCCAAGTTTTTCTTTACCGCTACACACAACAAGAAGATATTGCTATCGGTTCACCTATTGCCAATCGCAACCGCAGTCAAATTGAGGGATTAATTGGTTTTTTTGTCAATAGCTTAGTACTGCGTACCCAACTAAGTGGAAATCCAACTTTTAGGGAATTATTGAGTCAAGTCAAAGAGGTAGCTTTAGGGGCATACAGCCACCAAGATTTGCCTTTTGAAAAACTTGTAGAGGAACTACATCCAGAGCGGAATTTAAATCAAAATCCACTCTTTCAAGTAGTTTTTGCGCTCCAAAATGCGCCAATGTCCGCGTTAGAGTTACCTAGTTTGACTTTAAGTCCGCTACCATTTGAAACGGAAACAACGCGCTTTGATTTGGAGTTCCACTTGTGGGAGCCAAATACTCAAAATGGGTTATGGGCAGATAGCTCAGAGGGAATTAGTGGTTTTGTAATTTACAGCACTGATTTATTTGATGACGCTACTATCACCAGGATGCTAGAACACTTCCAAATATTACTGGAGGGTATAGTTGCAAATCCAGAAGACCGAATTGCACAATTACCACTTTTAAGCGCATCTGAGCTAAATCAATTATTAGCTGAATGGAACAATACCCAGGCAGATTATTCTCAGGATAAGTGTATCCATCAGTTATTTGAGAGTTTTGCAGAGCAGAAACCTGATGCCATAGCCTTGGTATTTGGAGACAGACAACTCACCTACAAGGAGTTAAATATACGCAGCAACAAACTTGCACATTATCTAAAAAAATTAGGAGTTGAAGCCGAAGTTTTAGTAGGACTTTGTGTAGAACGCTCTTTTGATATGGTAATCGGGATGTTGAGCATCCTAAAAGCAGGCGGAGCTTATGTACCTTTAGATCCAAGCTATCCGTCTGAACGTTTAAACTTTATGCTTGAAGATACTAACATCTCAGTTTTATTAACTCAAGATAAATGGATTAAACGTCTAGGAACCCATAATTCAGAGGTAATCGCTTTAGATAGTGATTGGGAAATTATTACTCAAGAACTTGAAGATAATCTTACCAGTCAAGTTAAAGTAGATAACCTTGCTTATGTTATTTATACCTCTGGCTCAACTGGAAAGCCTAAAGGGGTTAAAATAGAACATAAAGGATTGTTAAATCTAGTTTTTTGGCATCAAAAAACGTTTACAGTTTCACCTCTTGACCGAGCAACGCAGATTTCGGGAGTTGGCTTTGACGCTTGCGGTTGGGAAGTTTGGCCTTATCTTAGTGCTGGTGCAAGCATTTATTTTGTAAATGATGAAATCAGGCAAATACCTGAACAACTACGAGATTGGCTAGTATCAAAAGCGATAACAATTTCTTTCATACCAACACCTTTAGCAGAGAAAGTTTTATTATTAGATTTTCCGAAGAACGCGGCTTTACGAATATTACTCACAGGTGGAGACAAATTAAATCAATATCCTTTAGCTGACCATCCTTTTCAAGTAGTTAATAATTATGGGCCAACTGAAAACACAGTTGTTACAACTTCTGCTCATATTTATGTTAAACATAAAGATAATTTAGCACCTGCAATTGGTCGTGCGATCGCCAATACACAAGTTTACATATTAGATAAATATTTACAACCTGTACCCCTCGGCGTTTCGGGAGAGTTGTACATAAGTGGTGATGGATTGGCGCGAGGTTATTTAAACTGTTCTGACTTAACTGCTGAATCCTTCATTTATCATTCTTTTACTAATAAATTAAAAGCACGGCTTTATAAGACAGGTGATTTAGTTCGCTATCGAGTAGATGGCAACATTGAATTTTTAGGTCGCCTCGACGAGCAGGTAAAAATCCGCGGCTACCGCATTGAGTTGGGAGAAATTGAAGGGGTACTCAGTCAGCATCCAGCAGTGCAGCAAACTGTAGTTATAATTCGGGAGGAGAAAGGAGAAAAACGCCTAGTAGCTTATGTAGTACCAAAAACCGAATACAGCAGCGAGCAAGAGAATATGCAATTAATGCAATTGCAGAATGAGCAAGTTTTGCAATGGCAGATGCTCTATGACGAAACTTATAACCAACCTGTTGATTCCGATCCAAAATTGAATATTGTAGGCTGGAATAGTAGTTATACAAATCAACCTATTCCATCAGAGCAGATGCGTGAGTGGGTGGATAACCAAGTCGAGCAAATTTTGGCTTTTCAACCTAAACGAGTGTTAGAAATTGGTTGTGGAACAGGTTTAATTATGTTTAGGGTTGCACCTCACTGCACTAAATATTGGGGGACAGACTTTTCCGGAGTTTCACTTAACTACATTCAGCAGCAGTTACAAAAGCAAGAAATGCCGCAGGTAACGCTGTATCAGCAAATGGCTACTGACTTCGAGAAAGTAGAAACAGCAGCTTTTGATGCAGTAATTCTGAACTCGGTTGTACAATATTTTCCTACTATTGATTATCTGATTAGTGTATTAGAAGGTGCTGTGCAGGCAACTGCTCCGGGTGGCTTTATCTTCATAGGAGATGTGCGTAGTTTGCCACTCTTGCAAGCTTTTCATGCGTCAGTGCAACTGTATCAAGCTGAACCTACCCTTAGCAGCTTCGAGTTGCAGCAACGGGTACAAATGCAAATATTTCAAGAAACAGAGTTAGTCATTGACCCAGCTTTTTTTACTGCCATAAAGCAACACTTTCCCCAGATAAATCATGTACAAATTCAACTGATGCGGGGTAAACATCACAATGAGTTAACTGAGTTTCGTTACAATGTGATTCTTCATATTAGTGCCGAAACTGTTAAGAATACTGGAAATTATTCAGTGCTGAACTGGTCTGAAGATAATCTAACAATCTCAGCAGTACGTCAGTTATTAATTGAGAATCAACCAGAAATATTAAGCATTATCAATGTACCTAATGCGCGGGTAATGTCAGCAGTTAAAACAGCAGAATGGCTATCAAACGTAGAAGGTTTTAAAACTGTAGGTCAAATACGTAAAGCTTTGCAAGAACTCGAAAATTTCGGAGTAGATCCAGAAGATTTATATGCGCTGAATGTACCTTATGGGGTTGATATTACCTGGTCACATTCAAGTATTGAAGGTCATTATGATGTGGTTTTTGTACGACAAGATGGAGTAGGTAAGAGAATTATTTTTCCACATAGCACGACTCACTCTCGTCCCTGGCAATCTTACGCCAATAATCCCCTACAAGCCAAAGCAGCGCGTAAATTAGTGCCGCAGTTACAGACTTACGTAGCACAAAAACTGCCTGAGTACATGATGCCATCAGCTTTTGTAGTATTAGAGTCTTTACCTCTAACAGCTAATGATAAAGTCAATCGCCGCGCCTTGAGAGCATTGCATGATGTAATTAAGCCCCAATTGCCTAAAAATTACACCGCACCTCGGACTGCTGTTGAACAAGTGCTGGTGAAAATTTTTGCTGAGGTTTTGGGAATTAAGCGCGTAGGAATTTATGACAATTTCTTTGAATTAGGCGGTCATTCATTACTGGCAACTCAGCTTGTCTCTAGAGTGCGCGACGGTTTATGTGTGGAGTTACCTTTGCGTAGCGTATTTGAAGCATCGACAATTGCACAACTATCTAAAGTGGTGGAAAGCTTTAAAGAAAGCAATACTCAAAATCAAGCCCCAGTTTTAGTACCACTATCGCGTGAAAGTCGGCGGATTAAGTTATCTTCCTTAAACGAACAGAGCAAGGGGCATTAG
- a CDS encoding alpha/beta fold hydrolase, with protein sequence MLFMPHNLLLVWLSQLLSVGVLGGGIYILYEWYERELVGTSYLVAGLIMVLWTFGGRFISLPLLRRPGVEEPKFMRSKTVQRLSRPDGSVLQVEFFGPEDGQPIILSHGWGPNSTVWYYAKRQLSDRFRVIVWDLPGLGKSSKPKNNDHSIEKYARDLEAVVAIAGDKPVILVGHSMGGMINLTFCRLFPEQLGSRVAGLILVDTTYTNPVKTCIFSGLVRKLQKPVLEPVLYLTTVLWPIFWLMTWLSYLNGSLYITVELSGFTGTETRGQLSFAGLLSALGSPGVLARGTLAMLKFDETETLATINIPVLVVCGNSDIATKPVASDRMKAELPYSQRVTIKPGGHMALMEQNQQFAKAVSTFCAGCL encoded by the coding sequence ATGCTGTTCATGCCTCATAATTTACTGCTCGTATGGTTGAGTCAACTGCTGTCCGTTGGGGTACTTGGTGGGGGAATATACATTCTCTATGAGTGGTACGAACGAGAACTTGTAGGAACATCTTACTTGGTGGCTGGACTAATAATGGTTCTGTGGACTTTTGGCGGTCGTTTTATCAGTTTGCCACTGCTGCGCCGCCCTGGAGTCGAGGAACCCAAGTTTATGCGTAGCAAAACCGTGCAGCGCTTGTCACGTCCAGATGGGAGCGTGTTGCAAGTAGAGTTTTTTGGACCTGAAGATGGTCAACCAATTATTTTGTCACACGGTTGGGGGCCAAACAGTACTGTATGGTATTATGCCAAACGACAACTGAGCGATCGCTTCCGAGTAATTGTTTGGGATCTACCAGGGCTAGGAAAATCCTCCAAACCGAAAAACAACGATCACTCTATAGAAAAATATGCCCGTGACTTGGAAGCTGTTGTTGCCATAGCAGGGGATAAACCTGTTATTTTGGTAGGACACAGCATGGGTGGGATGATTAACCTGACATTCTGTCGCCTGTTTCCAGAGCAATTAGGGAGTCGGGTGGCTGGCTTAATTCTTGTAGATACTACTTACACCAATCCGGTAAAAACTTGTATTTTTAGCGGTCTGGTACGTAAATTGCAGAAACCGGTACTCGAACCTGTGTTGTACCTGACTACTGTGCTGTGGCCGATTTTTTGGTTGATGACTTGGCTCTCGTATTTGAATGGTTCGCTGTACATCACTGTCGAACTGTCTGGATTTACGGGTACTGAAACACGTGGTCAACTAAGTTTTGCAGGTCTATTATCAGCATTGGGTTCGCCTGGTGTTCTGGCTCGTGGCACACTGGCAATGTTGAAGTTTGATGAAACAGAAACACTTGCAACTATTAACATTCCTGTATTGGTTGTTTGCGGCAATTCAGATATAGCAACTAAACCTGTTGCAAGCGATCGCATGAAAGCAGAATTGCCTTACTCTCAAAGAGTCACCATAAAACCAGGTGGACACATGGCATTGATGGAACAAAACCAACAGTTTGCCAAAGCAGTCAGCACGTTTTGTGCTGGCTGCTTATAG
- a CDS encoding ParM/StbA family protein translates to MTTVYTNAKNWLVQADLLAKSGLTDLIAGKDSGAGYGKAIIGDFSIMMPAAYSLVRNRNIMHHETISKDGCWVRHVEGSRLDLKDVQFFWGSAAIAQSDHTLLHEDKAKKAELALESILADLSVLNIPDGVKLEISLSNHNPERWATEIKRRVSGTHTFEHLHPVTRSIVTKTVDIAVTGIYPEGFGSIAHCLFGEASLVLDPSELAIALDIGSSTWLVTVFNGSGAVIDRHLIEGGCGELHTMIAEALDKRNDRVSLLSKDVKHSPSLVNQGIIEGTFTYGGNHLTGKKFEAEYSQCLDQWWSTRIEKFANFVTAGNYLDRAKYLVAWGGGVSLPVVDQNLADLGFVVLNNPQFINALGLKLLTQIAKGA, encoded by the coding sequence ATGACAACCGTATACACCAATGCCAAAAACTGGCTCGTTCAAGCTGACTTGTTAGCCAAATCCGGGCTAACTGACCTTATCGCCGGAAAAGACTCAGGTGCAGGGTATGGGAAGGCAATCATCGGTGATTTTTCGATCATGATGCCTGCCGCATACTCACTTGTTCGCAACCGAAACATCATGCACCACGAAACCATCTCAAAAGATGGCTGCTGGGTGCGGCATGTAGAAGGTTCTCGCCTGGACTTAAAAGACGTTCAATTCTTTTGGGGCAGTGCAGCGATCGCTCAAAGTGACCACACCTTGCTGCACGAGGATAAGGCCAAAAAAGCAGAACTGGCACTAGAAAGCATCCTTGCAGACTTATCAGTTCTTAATATTCCCGATGGAGTCAAGCTAGAAATTAGTTTGAGCAATCACAACCCCGAACGCTGGGCGACTGAGATTAAACGCAGAGTATCGGGGACTCACACCTTTGAACATCTGCACCCTGTAACTCGTTCTATTGTCACCAAAACAGTTGACATCGCGGTTACTGGCATTTATCCCGAAGGATTTGGCAGCATTGCCCACTGCTTATTTGGTGAAGCATCCCTGGTGCTTGACCCCTCAGAATTAGCGATCGCTCTCGATATCGGTTCATCAACTTGGTTGGTAACTGTCTTTAACGGCAGTGGTGCAGTGATTGACCGTCACTTGATTGAAGGTGGTTGCGGTGAACTGCATACCATGATTGCAGAAGCGCTCGACAAACGAAACGACCGAGTGAGTCTGCTGTCCAAGGATGTGAAGCACTCGCCCAGTCTCGTTAACCAGGGGATTATTGAAGGCACTTTCACTTATGGCGGCAACCACCTCACGGGCAAGAAGTTTGAGGCAGAGTACAGCCAATGCCTAGATCAGTGGTGGAGTACCAGGATTGAGAAATTCGCCAACTTTGTGACTGCTGGCAATTATCTAGACCGCGCTAAATACCTTGTCGCCTGGGGTGGGGGTGTTTCGCTGCCAGTGGTGGATCAGAACCTAGCCGATTTAGGTTTTGTGGTCTTGAATAATCCTCAATTCATCAATGCTTTGGGGTTGAAACTATTAACTCAAATTGCAAAGGGAGCTTAA
- a CDS encoding ribbon-helix-helix domain-containing protein: MSKRISVVLPDDIGEAVENMAESEMRSLSQMGAILIAEAVKSRQGETPAPKDKKDKGTP, from the coding sequence ATGAGTAAACGAATATCGGTTGTGCTGCCAGATGATATAGGAGAAGCTGTAGAGAACATGGCAGAGTCAGAAATGCGATCGCTTAGTCAGATGGGAGCAATCCTAATCGCTGAAGCAGTAAAATCTCGGCAAGGTGAAACACCAGCACCGAAGGACAAAAAAGATAAGGGTACACCATGA